A genomic region of Arachis hypogaea cultivar Tifrunner chromosome 5, arahy.Tifrunner.gnm2.J5K5, whole genome shotgun sequence contains the following coding sequences:
- the LOC112801933 gene encoding heterogeneous nuclear ribonucleoprotein 1 isoform X2, translating to MKKTKNTSITTILNLFLEMVLALAQFVKHFGKYGEITDSVIMKDRKTGQPRGFGFITYADPSVVDKVIEDNHVINGKQVEIKRTIPRGAVGSKDFRTKKIFVGGIPSTVTEDEFRDFFTRYGEVKDHQIMRDHSTNRSRGFGFITFDSEEAVDDLLSMGNRIEFAGAQVEIKKAEPKKPNPPPTSSKRYNDSRSSYGGGYGDAYDGFGGSFGVGGYRSGGMYGGRSGAYGGYGSEFSGYGGYAGAMGPYRGDPSLGYAGRYGGGGFSRGYDLGGYGGASENYGAYGGAAAGGGSSAGGAYQTGYGAGLGGGYGGASGGSFYGSRGGYGAGRYHPYGR from the exons atgaagaagacgaAGAACACGAGCATCACCACAATTCTCAACCTCTTTCTGGAGATGGTGCTAGCCCTGG CCCAATTTGTGAAGCACTTTGGTAAATATGGTGAGATTACGGACTCTGTGATCATGAAGGACCGCAAAACCGGCCAGCCTCGTGGATTCGGGTTTATAACTTACGCTGATCCCTCTGTGGTTGATAAAGTCATTGAGGACAATCATGTTATCAATGGCAAACAG GTTGAGATTAAGCGCACGATACCAAGGGGAGCTGTTGGCTCTAAGGATTTTAGGACAAAGAAAATTTTTGTAGGTGGAATTCCTTCAACTGTGACTGAAG ATGAGTTTAGAGACTTTTTTACGCGCTATGGAGAAGTCAAGGATCACCAAATAATGAGGGACCACTCCACCAATCGTTCTCGAGGATTTGGGTTTATCACCTTCGACTCTGAGGAAGCTGTTGATGATCTGCTGTCCATGGGGAACAGGATTGAGTTTGCTGGAGCTCAG GTGGAAATCAAGAAGGCTGAACCAAAGAAGCCAAACCCACCACCTACGTCATCCAAGCGTTATAATGACTCAAGGTCTTCATATGGTGGTGGATACGGAGATGCTTATGATGGATTTGGTGGCAGCTTTGGTGTTGGTGGTTATCGGTCAGGTGGCATGTACGGTGGTAGGAGTGGTGCTTATGGTGGCTATGGAAGTGAATTCAGCGGGTATGGAGGATATGCCGGTGCAATGGGGCCCTACAGAGGAGATCCTTCCTTGGGATATGCTGGTCGTTACGGTGGTGGAGGCTTTAGCCGAGGCTATGATCTTGGCGGGTATGGTGGAGCTAGTGAGAATTATGGGGCATATGGCGGTGCTGCTGCTGGAGGTGGTTCTTCTGCTGGTGGTGCCTATCAAACTGGCTATGGTGCTGGACTAGGTGGCGGATATGGAGGGGCTAGCGGAGGCTCCTTTTATGGGAGTAGAGGAGGATATGGTGCTGGTCGATATCATCCTTATGGAAGGTAG
- the LOC112801933 gene encoding heterogeneous nuclear ribonucleoprotein 1 isoform X1: protein MDSAGNEQFVGGGEPFSHREDEHEHQHHRREDEEDEEHEHHHNSQPLSGDGASPGKIFIGGLARDTTVAQFVKHFGKYGEITDSVIMKDRKTGQPRGFGFITYADPSVVDKVIEDNHVINGKQVEIKRTIPRGAVGSKDFRTKKIFVGGIPSTVTEDEFRDFFTRYGEVKDHQIMRDHSTNRSRGFGFITFDSEEAVDDLLSMGNRIEFAGAQVEIKKAEPKKPNPPPTSSKRYNDSRSSYGGGYGDAYDGFGGSFGVGGYRSGGMYGGRSGAYGGYGSEFSGYGGYAGAMGPYRGDPSLGYAGRYGGGGFSRGYDLGGYGGASENYGAYGGAAAGGGSSAGGAYQTGYGAGLGGGYGGASGGSFYGSRGGYGAGRYHPYGR, encoded by the exons ATGGACTCTGCCGGCAACGAACAATTCGTCGGTGGCGGAGAACCCTTCTCCCACAGAGAAGACGAACACGAACACCAACACCAcagaagagaagatgaagaagacgaAGAACACGAGCATCACCACAATTCTCAACCTCTTTCTGGAGATGGTGCTAGCCCTGG AAAGATATTTATAGGTGGTTTAGCAAGAGATACGACCGTAG CCCAATTTGTGAAGCACTTTGGTAAATATGGTGAGATTACGGACTCTGTGATCATGAAGGACCGCAAAACCGGCCAGCCTCGTGGATTCGGGTTTATAACTTACGCTGATCCCTCTGTGGTTGATAAAGTCATTGAGGACAATCATGTTATCAATGGCAAACAG GTTGAGATTAAGCGCACGATACCAAGGGGAGCTGTTGGCTCTAAGGATTTTAGGACAAAGAAAATTTTTGTAGGTGGAATTCCTTCAACTGTGACTGAAG ATGAGTTTAGAGACTTTTTTACGCGCTATGGAGAAGTCAAGGATCACCAAATAATGAGGGACCACTCCACCAATCGTTCTCGAGGATTTGGGTTTATCACCTTCGACTCTGAGGAAGCTGTTGATGATCTGCTGTCCATGGGGAACAGGATTGAGTTTGCTGGAGCTCAG GTGGAAATCAAGAAGGCTGAACCAAAGAAGCCAAACCCACCACCTACGTCATCCAAGCGTTATAATGACTCAAGGTCTTCATATGGTGGTGGATACGGAGATGCTTATGATGGATTTGGTGGCAGCTTTGGTGTTGGTGGTTATCGGTCAGGTGGCATGTACGGTGGTAGGAGTGGTGCTTATGGTGGCTATGGAAGTGAATTCAGCGGGTATGGAGGATATGCCGGTGCAATGGGGCCCTACAGAGGAGATCCTTCCTTGGGATATGCTGGTCGTTACGGTGGTGGAGGCTTTAGCCGAGGCTATGATCTTGGCGGGTATGGTGGAGCTAGTGAGAATTATGGGGCATATGGCGGTGCTGCTGCTGGAGGTGGTTCTTCTGCTGGTGGTGCCTATCAAACTGGCTATGGTGCTGGACTAGGTGGCGGATATGGAGGGGCTAGCGGAGGCTCCTTTTATGGGAGTAGAGGAGGATATGGTGCTGGTCGATATCATCCTTATGGAAGGTAG
- the LOC140173241 gene encoding uncharacterized protein, with translation MDQGSSIDILFKPAFDKLGLDERELKAYPDTLYGLGDMPIKPLGYITLHTTFEKGENSKTLSIDFIVVDVESAYNALIGRTTLNRLRTVVSTPHLCMKFSIHTGIATVRGDQKLARKCYNESLNLRGKGKEVHTIELGGVKAKEELRPQPGEKTEEVQIGKEDGKNTNIGASLDGDLRQRLIKLLRDNSDLFAWKVVKEQVQALLEADFIKEVKYPVWLANVVLVKKHHGKWRMCVDYTDLNKACPKDLDPLSSIDTLVDASSGYQYLSFMDA, from the exons atgGACCAAGGGAGCTCGATTGACATCCTCTTCAAGCCCGCATTCGACAAGTTAGGGTTGGATGAAAGGGAGCTAAAAGCTTATCCAGATACCCTGTATGGACTAGGAGACAtgccaataaagccactaggataCATCACCCTCCACACGACCTTTGAAAAGGGGGAAAATTCCAAAACTCTTAGCATCGACTTTATAGTCGTCGATGTCGAGTCAGCGTATAATGCCTTAATTGGCAGGACTACCCTAAATCGGCTCAGAACAGTGGTATCAACCCCtcatctttgcatgaaattctCAATACATACGGGAATAGCGACGGTGCGGGGAGaccagaaattggcaagaaagtgctacaatgaaagtttgaacctccGAGGAAAAGGCAAGGAAGTCCACACCATAGAACTTGGGGGGGTAAAAGCTAAAGAAGAGTTACGGCCGCAACCGGGGGAAAAAACTGAAGAAGTTCAAATCGGAAAAGAGGATGGgaaaaataccaacataggagccagTCTAGATGGAGATTTAAGACAGAGGCTGATAAAGCTCCTGCGAGACAATtctgacctcttcgcctggaaa GTGGTGAAGGAGCAAGTACAAGCTCTCTTGGAAGCCGACTTCATCAAAGAGGTCAAGTATCCAGTATGGCTAGCAAATGTAGTTCTGGTCAAAAAACATcacggcaagtggaggatgtgcgttgATTACACTGACCTGAACAAGGCATGCCCCAAAGACCTAGATCCACTTTCCAGTATTGATACCTTGGTAGATGCGAGCTCAGGGTATCAGTACTTGTCGTTTATGGATGCTTag